In one window of candidate division KSB1 bacterium DNA:
- a CDS encoding endonuclease, with amino-acid sequence MADMASTQNRYVQIIEQIFLKYYKEGTTEVPFAREDFSTVARKLKIKLPKNLGDILYSFRYRIDLPESIRAKAPAGQEWVIRPRGRARYAFVATRLTMITPSEIMAETKIPDATPGVIMKYALSDEQALLAKLRYNRLIDIFTGVTCYSLQSHLRTTVPAMGQVETDEIYIGLDKRGAHYVFPIQAKGGNDKLGVVQIEQDFAICAEKFPLLICRPIAAQFMKDDVIALFEFEQTENEIALSSEKHYRLVAPDEMTAADLKNYQKRSE; translated from the coding sequence TTGGCTGACATGGCTTCCACACAAAATCGTTACGTTCAAATTATTGAACAAATCTTCTTGAAATACTATAAAGAAGGCACAACCGAAGTTCCCTTTGCAAGGGAAGATTTTAGCACTGTCGCCCGCAAGCTTAAGATAAAACTTCCCAAGAACCTGGGCGATATTCTTTATAGTTTTCGATACCGTATCGATTTACCGGAATCCATACGAGCTAAAGCTCCCGCAGGGCAGGAATGGGTTATTCGGCCTCGCGGACGCGCAAGGTATGCGTTTGTCGCAACACGCTTGACAATGATCACTCCATCGGAAATAATGGCTGAAACTAAAATTCCTGATGCGACACCCGGCGTTATTATGAAGTATGCGCTCAGCGATGAACAAGCATTGCTCGCTAAATTGCGTTATAATCGTTTGATCGACATCTTTACGGGAGTGACCTGTTACTCTTTGCAAAGCCATCTCCGCACCACAGTTCCAGCGATGGGACAGGTCGAAACCGACGAAATCTATATCGGGCTGGATAAACGCGGCGCGCATTATGTTTTTCCCATTCAGGCGAAAGGTGGGAACGATAAGCTCGGCGTCGTTCAAATCGAACAGGATTTTGCGATTTGTGCGGAAAAATTTCCATTGCTGATTTGCCGGCCGATAGCAGCGCAATTTATGAAAGACGACGTTATCGCACTTTTTGAATTTGAACAAACTGAAAATGAAATTGCCCTTTCATCTGAAAAACATTACCGCCTCGTTGCGCCCGACGAGATGACAGCCGCAGATTTAAAAAACTATCAAAAACGTTCTGAATAA